The stretch of DNA ataactgtttttcaaccgttatcagctGCTCGGGAGGCCGTCCTCCCCGAAGGAATAACCTAGATCGGGGAAAGCCTCCACCGACCGAGCAACGTAGCAGAAGCAGGAACAGAGAAAGACCATTACGTGGGGTTATTAACATGATCTCTAGAGGGTTTGCCGGCGGGGGCCCATCTTTTGCAGTGCGGAAACGACATTTGAGAAACCTTCATAGAGTTAATCAGGCTGAACTAGCACGCAGGTCCATGCTGCCCATAACTTTTTCAGATGAAGACTTTCATGCACCTGATCCTAATCAGAATGATCCCATGGTAATAATAGTTATAATCGCTTGGTACGGTGTGGGCAAGG from Vigna radiata var. radiata cultivar VC1973A unplaced genomic scaffold, Vradiata_ver6 scaffold_209, whole genome shotgun sequence encodes:
- the LOC106754662 gene encoding uncharacterized protein LOC106754662, with translation MEEALRADLLTITRSLTPRGVDERKHCRYHQNMGHTTEDCITLKDKLESLVQAGHLREFVCSGGRPPRRNNLDRGKPPPTEQRSRSRNRERPLRGVINMISRGFAGGGPSFAVRKRHLRNLHRVNQAELARRSMLPITFSDEDFHAPDPNQNDPMVIIVIIAWYGVGKVLVDQGSSTNILYWKTFE